The following is a genomic window from Variovorax paradoxus.
GTCGCGTCGCAGAAGCGCCGCGTGCTGCATGCGCTGGCGCAGCTCGGGCTGCCGAGCATTTCGGCGCTGCAGGAAAAAGTGCTGCGAGACCCCGCCCTGTTCGGCCGGCTGCTGCAATACCTGACGATTCCGGTGAGCGAGATGTTTCGCGACCCGGCCTATTTTCTGGCGCTGCGCCAGCATGTGGTGCCCATCTTGCACACCTACCCTTCGGTGAAGGTGTGGGTGGCGGGTTGCAGCACGGGCGAAGAGGTGTTTTCGCTAGCGATCTTGCTGAGGGAAGAAGGCCTGCTCTCGCGCACGCAGATCTATGCCACCGACATCAATCCCGCCTCGCTCGAAAAGGCGCGGCAGGGCATCTTTCCGATCGAGGCGGTGCGCGGGTACACGGCCAACTACCAGCGCGCGGGCGGGCGCAGTTCTTTCTCCGACTACTACACGGCCGCCTACGAGGCCGCCCGCTTCGACCCATCGCTGTGCGCCGACGTCATCTTTGCCGACCACAGCCTGGCAACGGACAGCGTGTTTGCCGAGACGCAGCTGGTGTCTTGCCGCAATGTGCTCATCTATTTCAACCGCGAACTGCAAGACCGCGCGCTGGGCCTGTTCCACGAATCGCTCTGCCACCGTGGGTTTCTTGGGCTGGGTGCAAAGGAAAGCATCGATTTTTCGAGCTACTCGCAACGCTTCGATGCGCATTCGCAGCCGGAGCGCATCTACCGCAAGGCCACATGAAGCCGACCGCACCTCAACCCCCGGAGCGGCGCGTCGAAGCCGTGGTGCTTGGCGCATCCGCGGGCGGCATCGAGGCGTTGTTCACGCTGCTGAATGGCCTTCCGCCGTCATGGAGCCTGCCCGTGGTGATCGTGCTGCACGTGCCCGAAAACCACGAGAGCCACCTGCCCCAGATCTTTGCCGACCGCCTGCACCTGCCTGTGCACGAGGCTGCGGACAAGATGCCGCTCGCGGCCGGGCATGTGTACTTCGCACCGCCTGGCTATCACCTGTCGATCGAGCGCGACCGGCGGTTTTCGCTCAGCTGTGAGCCGCCGGTGCATTTTTCGCGGCCCTCGATCGACGTACTGATGAGTTCGGCCGCCGACGCCTACGGCCCTGCGCTTGCCGGCATGCTGCTTACCGGCGCGAACGAAGACGGCGCCGAAGGACTCCAACGCATTCAGCAGGCCGGCGGCATCACAGCCGTTCAGGACCCCAACGAAGCACAGATTTCCATCATGCCCCAAGCGGCCATTGCCTTGCATTCCCCTGATC
Proteins encoded in this region:
- a CDS encoding chemotaxis protein CheB yields the protein MKPTAPQPPERRVEAVVLGASAGGIEALFTLLNGLPPSWSLPVVIVLHVPENHESHLPQIFADRLHLPVHEAADKMPLAAGHVYFAPPGYHLSIERDRRFSLSCEPPVHFSRPSIDVLMSSAADAYGPALAGMLLTGANEDGAEGLQRIQQAGGITAVQDPNEAQISIMPQAAIALHSPDHVLPLRELRALLLQLESAHAH
- a CDS encoding CheR family methyltransferase; translated protein: MSNTEIELRLLMEAIYLKYSYDFRNYTVASQKRRVLHALAQLGLPSISALQEKVLRDPALFGRLLQYLTIPVSEMFRDPAYFLALRQHVVPILHTYPSVKVWVAGCSTGEEVFSLAILLREEGLLSRTQIYATDINPASLEKARQGIFPIEAVRGYTANYQRAGGRSSFSDYYTAAYEAARFDPSLCADVIFADHSLATDSVFAETQLVSCRNVLIYFNRELQDRALGLFHESLCHRGFLGLGAKESIDFSSYSQRFDAHSQPERIYRKAT